A stretch of Arctopsyche grandis isolate Sample6627 chromosome 9, ASM5162203v2, whole genome shotgun sequence DNA encodes these proteins:
- the Cpr gene encoding cytochrome P450 reductase isoform X2 produces MNESEVVTRMSFVGKSRMLGRWWCTSKSLAGLSRLAHAQVFGLGNKTYEHYNEVGIYVDRRLEELGAHRVYTLGLGDDDANIEDDFITWKDKFWPAVCEFFGIESTGEEEMIRQYKLLEPCDVPMDRIYSGEIARLHSFKNQRPPYDSKNPYLAPMKVNRELHKGGDRSCLHVEFNIEGSKMRYDAGDHLAMFPVNNTDLVNRLGELSGMDLDQIFSLINTDTDSSKKHPFPCPTSYRTALTHYLEITAIPRTHVLKELAEYCSDEADKEKLRLMSSTSVEGKALYSTWVAGASRNIVHILEDLPSCKPPLDHLCELLPRLQPRYYSISSSPKLHPNTVHITAVVVQYKTSSGRTNDGVATSWLSKMRPVEGEDSPVVPIYIRKSQFRLPVRSQIPIIMIGPGTGFAPFRGFIQERHLARQEDKQLGDTILYFGCRHKDQDFLYREELEEYTSSGLIKMHSAFSRDQEQKIYVTHLLEQNADELWNVIGLNNGHVYICGDARSMALDVRNIVLKVIKEKGQMSEAEAAQYLKKMESQKRYSADVWS; encoded by the exons gtGTTTGGGCTAGGAAACAAGACGTATGAACATTACAATGAAGTCGGTATATATGTTGACAGACGACTCGAGGAATTGGGAGCCCATAGAGTATACACACTTGGCCTTGGTGACGATGATGCCAA TATTGAGGATGATTTCATTACATGGAAGGACAAATTTTGGCCAGCAGTTTGCGAATTTTTCGGAATTGAAAGTACTGGGGAAGAAGAAATGATTAGGCAATACAAATTATTGGAACCATGTGATGTACCTATGGATCGTATCTACAGTGGTGAAATTGCACGACTACACTCATTCAAAAACCAAAGACC ACCTTATGATTCTAAAAATCCATACTTGGCTCCGATGAAAGTAAACAGGGAATTGCATAAGGGGGGTGATCGTTCTTGTCTACACGTTGAATTCAACATTGAGGGATCTAAAATGAGATACGATGCAG GCGATCATCTTGCCATGTTCCCCGTAAATAATACTGATTTAGTTAATAGACTCGGAGAATTGTCGGGCATGGATTTGGATCAAATATTCTCTCTAATCAACACCGACACAGACAGCTCAAAGAAACATCCTTTCCCTTGCCCGACATCATACCGAACTGCCCTCACTCACTACTTAGAAATAACGGCCATTCCTCGTACGCATGTCTTGAAAGAGTTGGCAGAATACTGTTCAGATGAAGCT GATAAGGAAAAACTTCGTCTAATGTCATCTACAAGCGTTGAAGGAAAAGCTTTATATTCTACTTGGGTAGCCGGAGCTAGCAGAAATATTGTTCATATATTGGAAGATTTGCCATCTTGTAAGCCACCATTGGATCATTTATGTGAATTGTTACCACGTTTACAACCACGTTACTATTCCATTTCATCCAGTCCAAAG ttacaTCCCAATACCGTTCATATCACAGCTGTTGTTGTGCAATATAAAACTTCTAGCGGTCGTACAAATGATGGAGTAGCTACTAGTTGGCTGTCTAAAATGCGCCCTGTTGAAGGAGAAGATTCACCAGTTGTGCCTATATACATTAGAAAATCTCAATTCCG ATTACCAGTGAGATCCCAAATCCCTATCATTATGATCGGACCGGGTACAGGATTTGCACCATTTAGGGGTTTCATACAAGAGCGTCATCTTGCTAGACAAGAAGACAAACAGTTGGGAGATACTATTCTCTACTTTGGCTGCAGGCATAAGGATCAAGATTTCCTATATAGAGAA GAATTGGAAGAGTATACATCATCTggtttaataaaaatgcattcTGCGTTCTCAAGAGATCAAGAACAAAAAATTTATGTGACTCATCTGTTGGAGCAGAATGCTGATGAGCTTTGGAATGTAATTGGTCTTAACAATGGCCATGTTTATATTTGCGG tGATGCACGTTCAATGGCATTAGATGTTCGTAACATAGTATTGAAAGTCATTAAAGAAAAAGGACAGATGAGTGAGGCGGAAGCAGctcaatatttaaagaaaatggAATCGCAAAAGAGATATTCGGCTGACGTTTGGAGTTGA